One Elusimicrobiota bacterium genomic window carries:
- a CDS encoding DUF1116 domain-containing protein, translating to MAGELFGQKLKVLNLGLKSFAESMRSVGCDVVQVDFKPPAGGNPELITALIKLNTEEVETANKTAYSKITNAQPVLVDICPAQDVIHEMDKTTILHAGPPISWDRMCGPVRGAITGALIYEGFVKDEHEAEIIAAKGNIKFAPCHQHNAVGPMAGIISASMFVFVVKNETGGNLAYSTLNEGLGKVLRFGANSSDVIDRLKWMENVLAPAIKKAIKLSGGLNIKNLTAQALTMGDECHNRNVAATGLFLKEILPYLLKTDLDTNTIYEVVKFISNNPHFFLNLSMAACKSACDTIVGLKNSTVVSCMARNGTEIGIKIAGLGEKWFTATAGQPKGLYFAGFSEKDANPDLGDSTISETAGIGANAMAASPAIVKFVGGTPQDALNATKKMYKITIGKHPNYQIPQLDFAGAPVCFDIRKIVETQITPIINTGIAHKKAGIGQVGAGILDAPLKCFEDALLEMVKPVLPASTQL from the coding sequence ATGGCAGGTGAACTTTTCGGGCAGAAACTAAAAGTGTTAAATTTAGGATTAAAATCATTCGCTGAATCTATGAGGTCAGTTGGTTGTGATGTTGTGCAAGTTGATTTTAAACCACCTGCTGGCGGGAATCCAGAATTGATAACTGCATTGATAAAATTAAATACAGAAGAAGTTGAAACTGCAAACAAAACCGCATACTCAAAAATAACAAACGCCCAGCCGGTTCTTGTAGATATCTGTCCTGCACAAGATGTAATACATGAAATGGATAAAACCACAATTCTGCACGCAGGTCCACCAATTAGTTGGGATAGAATGTGTGGACCTGTTCGCGGTGCGATTACGGGTGCGTTAATTTATGAGGGCTTTGTAAAAGATGAACACGAAGCAGAAATAATTGCAGCAAAAGGTAATATAAAATTTGCACCCTGTCATCAGCATAACGCAGTCGGTCCTATGGCGGGGATAATCTCAGCATCAATGTTCGTTTTTGTTGTAAAAAACGAAACTGGTGGCAACCTGGCATACTCAACTTTGAACGAAGGGCTTGGCAAGGTCTTACGATTTGGTGCAAACTCGTCTGATGTGATTGACCGACTGAAATGGATGGAAAATGTGCTTGCACCTGCTATAAAGAAAGCAATCAAACTTTCAGGTGGGCTGAATATAAAAAATTTGACCGCACAGGCGCTTACTATGGGTGATGAATGCCATAATAGAAATGTCGCAGCAACAGGTCTTTTTCTGAAAGAAATACTGCCTTACTTATTAAAAACTGATTTAGATACAAATACAATTTATGAAGTTGTAAAATTTATATCCAATAATCCACATTTCTTTCTGAATCTATCTATGGCTGCCTGTAAGTCCGCCTGTGATACAATTGTTGGATTAAAAAATTCTACCGTCGTTTCCTGTATGGCAAGAAATGGAACCGAAATCGGAATAAAAATTGCCGGGCTTGGCGAGAAATGGTTCACCGCGACTGCTGGTCAGCCGAAAGGACTCTATTTTGCCGGCTTTTCTGAAAAAGATGCTAACCCGGATTTGGGCGATTCAACGATTTCTGAAACCGCAGGTATCGGTGCGAATGCAATGGCAGCATCACCAGCAATCGTAAAATTTGTAGGCGGAACTCCACAGGATGCACTCAATGCAACAAAAAAAATGTATAAAATTACCATCGGAAAACATCCAAATTATCAGATACCTCAACTTGATTTTGCAGGTGCGCCTGTATGTTTTGATATCCGAAAAATTGTAGAAACACAGATTACACCAATCATAAATACCGGTATCGCACACAAAAAAGCCGGTATAGGTCAGGTCGGTGCCGGAATACTTGACGCACCACTAAAATGTTTTGAAGACGCATTATTAGAAATGGTAAAACCCGTCCTTCCAGCTTCTACGCAACTTTAG